From a single Streptomyces sp. NBC_01264 genomic region:
- a CDS encoding Lrp/AsnC family transcriptional regulator encodes MDAVDKQLIQALRENGRASYAELGRLVGLSGPSVTDRINRLETAGVITGYRATVDAASLGLGVTALIGISLSDAADHEDVARRLRDLSEIEDCWFIAGDDSYMLKVRAGDVDGLERIIRKLSSTKGVSRTRTTIVLSTKWENRVGGLPEEV; translated from the coding sequence ATGGACGCGGTGGACAAGCAGCTCATCCAGGCACTTCGTGAGAACGGACGTGCCTCGTACGCCGAGTTGGGCCGGCTCGTGGGCCTCTCCGGCCCCAGCGTCACCGACCGGATCAACCGGCTGGAGACGGCCGGAGTCATCACCGGCTACCGCGCGACCGTGGACGCGGCCTCGCTCGGCCTCGGCGTCACGGCGCTGATCGGCATCTCGCTCTCCGACGCCGCGGACCACGAGGACGTGGCCCGCCGGCTGCGCGACCTCTCCGAGATCGAGGACTGCTGGTTCATCGCCGGCGACGACTCGTACATGCTCAAGGTCCGGGCCGGTGACGTGGACGGGCTGGAGCGGATCATCCGCAAGCTCTCCAGCACCAAGGGCGTCTCGCGCACGCGTACGACGATCGTGCTCTCCACCAAGTGGGAGAACCGGGTCGGGGGCCTGCCGGAAGAGGTCTGA
- the mqnE gene encoding aminofutalosine synthase MqnE, with protein MDAGLKRELEDKVRSGERLTREDGIALYESDDLAWLGGLAHEVRTRKNGDVVHFNVNRHLNMTNVCTASCAYCSFQRKPGEKDAYTMRIEEAVRLAKTMENENLTELHIVNGLHPSLPWRYYPRSLSALKEALPNVSLKAFTATEIHHFETISGMSASDILDELIEAGLESLTGGGAEIFDWEVRQHIVDHNTHWEDWSRIHRLAHSKGLKTPATMLYGHIEEPRHRVDHVLRLRELQDETGGFQVFIPLRYQHDFVDMKDGKVRNKLQARTTMATGAEALKTFAVSRLLFDNVPHVKVFWVMHGVQTAQLALQHGADDMDGSVVEYKITHDADNYGTPNKLGREDLLELIREAGFRPVERNTRYEIIREYPGADAELRETPQAMRL; from the coding sequence ATGGACGCTGGGCTCAAGCGTGAGCTGGAGGACAAGGTTCGCTCCGGCGAGCGGCTGACCCGTGAGGACGGCATCGCCCTCTACGAGTCGGACGACCTGGCCTGGCTCGGCGGCCTCGCCCACGAGGTGCGCACGCGGAAGAACGGCGACGTCGTCCACTTCAACGTCAACCGTCACCTCAACATGACGAACGTGTGCACGGCCTCGTGCGCGTACTGCTCGTTCCAGCGCAAGCCGGGCGAGAAGGACGCGTACACGATGCGCATCGAGGAAGCCGTCCGCCTGGCCAAGACCATGGAGAACGAGAACCTCACCGAGCTGCACATCGTCAACGGCCTGCACCCCAGCCTGCCGTGGCGGTACTACCCGCGCTCCCTCTCCGCGCTGAAGGAGGCGCTGCCGAACGTCTCGCTGAAGGCGTTCACGGCGACCGAGATCCACCACTTCGAGACGATCTCCGGCATGTCGGCCTCCGACATCCTGGACGAGCTGATCGAGGCGGGCCTGGAATCGCTCACCGGCGGCGGCGCCGAGATCTTCGACTGGGAGGTCCGCCAGCACATCGTCGACCACAACACCCACTGGGAAGACTGGTCGCGCATCCACCGCCTGGCGCACTCCAAGGGCCTCAAGACCCCGGCGACGATGCTCTACGGGCACATCGAGGAGCCGCGCCACCGCGTGGACCACGTACTGCGGCTGCGCGAACTGCAGGACGAGACCGGCGGTTTCCAGGTCTTCATCCCGCTGCGCTACCAGCACGACTTCGTGGACATGAAGGACGGCAAGGTACGCAACAAGCTCCAGGCGCGTACGACGATGGCGACGGGCGCCGAGGCGCTGAAGACCTTCGCGGTCTCCCGCCTGCTCTTCGACAACGTCCCGCACGTGAAGGTCTTCTGGGTGATGCACGGCGTGCAGACCGCCCAGCTGGCCCTCCAGCACGGCGCGGACGACATGGACGGCTCGGTCGTCGAGTACAAGATCACGCACGACGCGGACAACTACGGCACCCCGAACAAGCTGGGCCGCGAGGACCTGCTGGAACTGATCCGCGAGGCGGGCTTCCGCCCGGTCGAGCGCAACACGCGCTACGAGATCATCCGCGAGTACCCCGGCGCGGACGCGGAACTCCGCGAGACGCCGCAGGCTATGCGGCTCTGA
- a CDS encoding GNAT family N-acetyltransferase: protein MTLTFIFDPVVDPALVGEFAALWTDVSNAGGAVGFVPPVTVEDIRPELDGHLAAASEGRSRLLVGRDAAGRVRATAVIALNRQQLDAHWVWVYTVMVDPALQGHGAGRALMEAVADAARTMEGIEAIRLGCRGGMGLERFYESCGYKEVGRVPGAVRVAPGDDRDDITMLLPLR, encoded by the coding sequence ATGACCCTTACTTTCATCTTCGACCCGGTCGTCGACCCCGCCCTGGTCGGGGAGTTCGCCGCGCTCTGGACCGACGTGTCCAACGCCGGCGGCGCGGTGGGCTTCGTGCCGCCCGTCACCGTCGAGGACATCCGCCCCGAACTGGACGGGCACCTCGCCGCGGCCTCCGAGGGCCGCAGCCGGCTGCTCGTCGGGCGGGACGCCGCCGGGCGGGTGCGCGCCACCGCCGTCATCGCGCTCAACCGGCAGCAGCTCGACGCGCACTGGGTCTGGGTCTACACCGTCATGGTCGACCCTGCCCTCCAGGGCCACGGCGCCGGCCGCGCGCTGATGGAGGCCGTCGCGGACGCCGCCCGCACGATGGAGGGCATCGAGGCGATCCGCCTCGGCTGCCGGGGCGGGATGGGCCTGGAACGCTTCTACGAGTCCTGCGGGTACAAGGAGGTCGGCCGCGTCCCCGGCGCCGTCCGCGTGGCCCCGGGCGACGACCGCGACGACATCACGATGCTCCTGCCGCTGCGCTGA
- a CDS encoding DUF4229 domain-containing protein: MRLGIFVGCLVLVAGLVRLGWVPSGLGDANPAWVVLLALVLSAPLSFVLLRKQRDEMSAVIAGRVAGAKDKLAANRSQEDDAVDEAARAR; this comes from the coding sequence ATGCGCCTGGGGATCTTCGTCGGATGCCTCGTCCTCGTCGCCGGTCTGGTCCGGCTGGGCTGGGTGCCCTCCGGGCTCGGTGACGCCAACCCCGCCTGGGTCGTGCTGCTCGCCCTCGTGCTCTCCGCTCCGCTCTCCTTCGTGCTGCTGCGCAAGCAGCGCGACGAGATGTCCGCGGTCATCGCCGGGCGCGTCGCGGGCGCGAAGGACAAGCTCGCCGCGAACCGCAGCCAGGAGGACGACGCGGTCGACGAGGCCGCGCGCGCCCGCTAG
- a CDS encoding putative leader peptide, producing MLTTAAHQMTPSVPLVARLHVDLCRRASAACCCCR from the coding sequence ATGTTGACGACAGCCGCGCACCAGATGACCCCGAGCGTTCCGCTCGTGGCGCGCCTGCACGTCGACCTCTGCCGCCGCGCGTCCGCGGCCTGTTGCTGTTGTCGCTGA
- a CDS encoding dicarboxylate/amino acid:cation symporter translates to MSVSASPQTPAAEAPVEGAPAKKSSFTFPFWAQIVTGLVLGVLLGWVSRSQEISWLGTTLEQVGDIFVQLLKLAVAPLVFFAILVSITNLRKVNNAARLASRTLLWFMITSLIAVAIGLAIGLLTNPGSGTGLTPQDGKLPKREGSWLDFLTGIVPTDIITPFTELNVLQIVFLAAVAGIAALQLGTKAQPVLNLAESVLELLQKALWWVIRLAPIGTVGLIGTAIATYGWDLLGKYATFTVDVYVGSALVMFGVYPLLLWTVAKVNPLQFFKGAWPAIQLAFVSRSSVGTMPVTQKVTERLGVPKEYASFAVPFGATTKMDGCAAIYPALAAIFIAQIFDVQLGITDYLLIAFVSVVGSAATAGLTGATVMLTLTLSTLGLPLEGVGLLMAIDPILDMMRTATNVAGQALVPVIVAAREGILDKVAYATASSSPLEDRSPAVDTDADTDVDADADPAKVLVTA, encoded by the coding sequence GTGTCCGTGTCCGCGTCACCGCAGACCCCTGCCGCCGAGGCCCCCGTAGAGGGCGCCCCGGCGAAGAAGTCCTCCTTCACGTTCCCCTTCTGGGCCCAGATCGTCACGGGCCTCGTGCTCGGCGTTCTGCTCGGCTGGGTCTCCCGCAGCCAGGAGATCAGCTGGCTCGGTACGACCCTGGAGCAGGTGGGCGACATATTCGTCCAGCTCCTGAAGCTGGCCGTCGCCCCGCTCGTCTTCTTCGCCATCCTGGTGTCGATCACCAACCTCCGGAAGGTGAACAACGCCGCGCGGCTCGCCTCGCGCACGCTGCTCTGGTTCATGATCACCTCGCTGATCGCGGTGGCCATCGGCCTCGCCATCGGCCTGCTCACCAACCCGGGCTCCGGCACCGGCCTCACCCCGCAGGACGGCAAGCTGCCGAAGCGCGAAGGGTCCTGGCTGGACTTCCTGACCGGCATCGTGCCGACCGACATCATCACGCCGTTCACCGAGCTGAACGTCCTGCAGATCGTCTTCCTCGCCGCCGTCGCTGGCATCGCCGCGCTCCAGCTCGGCACCAAGGCCCAGCCGGTGCTGAACCTCGCCGAGTCGGTGCTGGAACTGCTCCAGAAGGCCCTGTGGTGGGTCATCCGCCTCGCCCCGATCGGCACCGTCGGTCTGATCGGCACCGCGATCGCCACGTACGGCTGGGACCTGCTCGGCAAGTACGCCACCTTCACGGTGGACGTGTACGTCGGCTCCGCGCTCGTGATGTTCGGCGTCTACCCGCTGCTCCTGTGGACCGTCGCCAAGGTCAACCCGCTCCAGTTCTTCAAGGGCGCCTGGCCGGCCATCCAGCTGGCCTTCGTCTCCCGCTCCTCGGTCGGCACCATGCCGGTCACCCAGAAGGTCACCGAGCGCCTCGGCGTCCCGAAGGAGTACGCCTCCTTCGCCGTCCCGTTCGGCGCGACGACCAAGATGGACGGCTGCGCCGCGATCTACCCGGCGCTCGCCGCGATCTTCATCGCGCAGATCTTCGACGTGCAGCTCGGCATCACCGACTACCTGCTGATCGCCTTCGTCTCGGTCGTCGGCTCCGCCGCCACGGCCGGCCTGACGGGCGCCACGGTCATGCTGACCCTGACCCTCTCCACGCTGGGCCTCCCGCTGGAGGGCGTGGGCCTGCTGATGGCGATCGACCCGATCCTGGACATGATGCGCACCGCCACCAACGTGGCCGGCCAGGCGCTGGTCCCGGTCATCGTCGCGGCCCGCGAGGGAATCCTGGACAAGGTCGCCTACGCCACCGCCTCCTCCTCCCCGCTGGAGGACCGCTCCCCGGCCGTCGACACGGACGCGGACACGGACGTGGACGCCGACGCCGACCCGGCGAAGGTCCTCGTCACCGCCTGA
- a CDS encoding GNAT family N-acetyltransferase, with the protein MDTGVMGSGTRSDTAVPVRVTGAAAGGADWVLRSAVAADVEVIAELRAQVMRPDLERLGRYDEHRVRQRLRDAFSPQHTWVVLIDREIAGCVAVRPAEGRLWLEHFYLAPHHQGRGLGSAVLGAVLDRTDSQGMTVGLNVLQGSAARRLYERHGFLVEAEDPVDVFMMRPPGSLPTPS; encoded by the coding sequence ATGGATACCGGGGTGATGGGGAGCGGGACGCGCTCGGACACGGCAGTGCCCGTACGGGTCACGGGCGCGGCGGCCGGCGGCGCGGACTGGGTGCTGCGGTCCGCCGTGGCGGCGGACGTGGAGGTGATCGCGGAGTTGCGGGCCCAGGTCATGCGGCCGGACCTGGAACGCCTCGGGCGCTACGACGAGCACCGGGTACGGCAGCGGCTGCGGGACGCCTTCTCACCGCAGCACACGTGGGTCGTCCTCATCGACCGCGAGATCGCGGGCTGCGTCGCGGTCCGGCCCGCCGAAGGCAGGCTGTGGCTGGAGCACTTCTACCTCGCTCCGCACCACCAGGGCCGCGGCCTCGGATCCGCCGTACTGGGCGCGGTCCTCGACCGAACGGACTCGCAGGGCATGACCGTCGGCCTGAACGTCCTGCAGGGCAGCGCCGCCCGCCGGCTCTACGAGCGTCACGGATTCCTCGTGGAAGCCGAGGACCCGGTCGACGTCTTCATGATGCGCCCGCCGGGATCGCTGCCGACCCCCTCCTGA
- a CDS encoding AMP-dependent synthetase/ligase — MTAESSLVRVVSSPKPGEPVKPVEPLKTVIEGRVRQVWVPPLAPVPAGGSLGDIPFDNAREAPGEAVLARKERDGTWRDVTAAEFAAEVLAVAKGLIAEGLRPGDRLAIMARTTYEWTLLDFAGWAAGLITVPVYPTSSAIQARWIIQDSGAVACAVEDTAQARIISSERANLPWLRHLWEIDTGAVARLVKAGEHVPDEVVSARRAGCAPESVATLIYTSGTTGRPKGCVLTHANFFAEVDNAVELLHPVFTSVSKDPASTLLFLPLSHVFGRMVAVGCMRARVKLGHAPSIRGEDLLADLAGFRPTFLLAIPYVLEKVYNTARATAEKMGRASSFDRAARIARSFGEVAVVEGKRPGLGLRLGRALYEPLVYRRIRAALGGRVRYILSGGSPLGRRLAAFYTGAGIEVFEGYGLTETTAAATVTPPLRPRLGTVGWPLPGTAVRIADDGEVLLRGPHVFAGYWNSGVAVGGEQWLSTGDIGELDADGYLTITGRKKDLIITSGGKNVAPAPLEDWLRAHPLVSQCMVVGDNRPYVTALITLEPEGLQHWRQMRKKVGVPIRELVADEELRADLQRAVDEANRLVSRAESIRRFAVLEVDFTEDRGHLTPSLKLKRGAVARDFDREIEALYPRP, encoded by the coding sequence GTGACCGCCGAATCGAGCCTGGTGAGGGTCGTCAGTTCCCCGAAGCCCGGCGAGCCCGTCAAGCCCGTCGAGCCGCTCAAGACCGTGATCGAGGGGCGGGTGCGCCAGGTGTGGGTGCCCCCGCTGGCCCCGGTGCCGGCCGGCGGGTCGCTCGGGGACATCCCCTTCGACAATGCCCGGGAGGCCCCGGGTGAGGCCGTACTCGCCCGCAAGGAGCGGGACGGGACCTGGCGGGACGTCACGGCCGCCGAGTTCGCCGCCGAGGTGCTCGCCGTCGCGAAGGGGCTGATCGCCGAGGGGCTGCGGCCCGGCGACCGGCTGGCCATCATGGCGCGGACCACCTACGAGTGGACCCTGCTGGACTTCGCCGGCTGGGCGGCCGGGCTGATCACCGTACCGGTGTACCCGACCTCCTCCGCGATCCAGGCGCGCTGGATCATCCAGGACTCGGGCGCCGTCGCCTGCGCGGTCGAGGACACCGCGCAGGCACGGATCATCAGCTCGGAGCGGGCCAACCTGCCCTGGCTGCGCCACCTCTGGGAGATCGACACCGGCGCCGTGGCCCGGCTGGTCAAGGCCGGGGAGCACGTGCCCGACGAGGTCGTCTCGGCCCGGCGGGCCGGGTGCGCGCCGGAGTCCGTCGCGACGCTGATCTACACCTCCGGTACGACGGGGCGGCCCAAGGGGTGCGTGCTGACGCACGCCAACTTCTTCGCCGAGGTGGACAACGCGGTGGAGCTGCTGCACCCCGTCTTCACATCGGTCAGCAAGGACCCGGCCTCGACGCTGCTGTTTCTGCCGCTGTCGCACGTCTTCGGGCGGATGGTGGCCGTCGGGTGCATGCGGGCGCGGGTCAAGCTCGGCCACGCGCCGAGCATCCGCGGCGAGGACCTGCTGGCCGACCTGGCCGGCTTCCGGCCGACGTTCCTGCTGGCGATCCCGTACGTCCTGGAGAAGGTCTACAACACCGCGCGGGCGACCGCCGAGAAGATGGGCCGGGCCTCCTCCTTCGACCGGGCGGCGCGGATCGCGCGCAGTTTCGGGGAGGTGGCGGTCGTGGAGGGCAAGCGGCCGGGGCTGGGACTGCGGCTGGGCCGGGCGCTGTACGAACCGCTCGTCTACCGGCGGATCCGGGCGGCGTTGGGCGGCCGCGTCCGGTACATCTTGAGCGGCGGCTCCCCGCTCGGCCGGCGCCTCGCCGCCTTCTACACGGGCGCGGGCATCGAGGTCTTCGAGGGCTACGGGCTCACGGAGACGACCGCGGCCGCGACCGTCACCCCGCCGCTGCGGCCCCGGCTGGGCACGGTGGGGTGGCCGCTGCCGGGGACGGCGGTACGGATCGCGGACGACGGAGAGGTGCTGTTGCGGGGGCCGCACGTGTTCGCGGGGTACTGGAACAGCGGCGTGGCGGTGGGCGGGGAGCAGTGGCTGTCCACGGGGGACATCGGGGAGCTCGACGCGGACGGGTACCTGACGATCACCGGGCGCAAGAAGGACCTGATCATCACCTCCGGCGGCAAGAACGTGGCCCCCGCACCCCTGGAGGACTGGCTACGGGCCCACCCGCTGGTGAGCCAGTGCATGGTGGTCGGCGACAACCGGCCCTACGTCACCGCGCTGATCACCCTGGAACCGGAGGGGCTCCAGCACTGGCGGCAGATGCGCAAGAAGGTGGGCGTGCCGATCCGGGAACTGGTGGCCGACGAGGAACTGCGGGCGGACCTCCAACGGGCGGTCGACGAGGCGAACCGGCTGGTGTCGCGGGCGGAGTCGATCCGCCGCTTCGCGGTCCTGGAGGTCGATTTCACGGAGGACCGGGGCCACTTGACGCCTTCGCTGAAGCTGAAACGGGGCGCGGTCGCGCGGGACTTCGACCGAGAGATCGAGGCCCTGTACCCCCGCCCGTGA
- a CDS encoding alpha/beta hydrolase: protein MHRSRSRSRSRSRPHPASRVRTRIAAGVLGTALAGALLAAVPGPAPAPARPGIPRTGIQWGACPEKPVPDGMRCGTLTVPLDYGAKATAKATVRIALAQLPATGPAAKRLGSLVMNFGGPGAPGVSTLAADPNAFAELNKRYDLVVFDPRGVGHSAPVTCGGGIQGGGGAAPGGPAAELAALRAEAKRCALDSGPVLPYIGTVSVARDMDLLRQALGEDKLDYLGFSYGTRLGAVYAALFPRRTGRMVLDGVDTLSEPLGEQALLSAVGQQRALDGFLVWCAHRQGCVYGTNTRTAKEKVQALVTRLDAEPLTGEGGLRFTGQDVADAIGIALYSQKAWPALADALARVERDGDPVGLMQLGGPEEPPPPGEDPAEGAGAAVPADNAAAALVAVNCADDPDRGDAKASPMDVARELEALQPVFLAASPIFGPRQLMTVLACYGRPAGTDFIRGIDRPAGIPRILLVGTRGDPATPYEWTEETAKRLGNTVIVDYKGDGHTGYVASRCVQGYVDHFLIDGRLASGTRSCPAGE from the coding sequence GTGCACCGTTCCCGTTCCCGTTCCCGCTCGCGCTCGCGTCCCCACCCCGCCTCCCGGGTCCGCACCCGGATAGCCGCCGGAGTCCTCGGCACCGCCCTGGCCGGCGCCCTGCTCGCGGCCGTACCCGGTCCGGCTCCGGCCCCCGCCCGCCCGGGCATCCCCCGTACGGGGATCCAGTGGGGCGCCTGCCCAGAGAAGCCCGTGCCCGACGGCATGCGCTGCGGCACCCTCACCGTGCCCCTCGACTACGGGGCCAAGGCCACCGCCAAGGCCACCGTCCGCATCGCCCTCGCGCAGCTCCCCGCCACCGGCCCCGCCGCCAAACGCCTCGGCTCCCTCGTCATGAACTTCGGCGGCCCCGGCGCCCCCGGAGTCTCCACCCTCGCCGCCGACCCCAACGCCTTCGCGGAGCTCAACAAGCGCTACGACCTCGTCGTCTTCGACCCCCGAGGCGTCGGCCACAGCGCCCCCGTCACCTGCGGAGGCGGCATCCAGGGGGGAGGCGGCGCAGCCCCCGGCGGGCCCGCCGCCGAGCTCGCCGCCCTCCGGGCCGAAGCCAAGCGCTGCGCGCTCGATTCGGGCCCGGTGCTCCCGTACATCGGTACCGTCAGCGTGGCCCGCGACATGGACCTGCTGCGCCAGGCCCTCGGGGAGGACAAGCTCGACTACCTCGGCTTCTCCTACGGGACGCGCCTCGGCGCCGTCTACGCCGCGCTGTTCCCGCGCCGCACCGGCCGCATGGTCCTCGACGGGGTCGACACCCTCAGCGAGCCGCTCGGCGAGCAGGCGCTGCTGTCGGCGGTCGGCCAGCAGCGGGCGCTGGACGGCTTCCTCGTCTGGTGCGCCCACCGGCAGGGCTGCGTCTACGGCACGAACACCCGTACCGCCAAGGAGAAGGTCCAGGCCCTCGTCACCCGTCTGGACGCGGAGCCCCTGACGGGCGAGGGCGGACTGCGCTTCACCGGGCAGGACGTGGCCGACGCCATCGGGATCGCCCTGTACTCGCAGAAGGCCTGGCCCGCCCTCGCGGACGCGCTCGCCCGGGTCGAGCGCGACGGCGACCCCGTGGGGCTGATGCAGCTCGGCGGTCCGGAGGAACCGCCCCCGCCCGGGGAGGACCCCGCCGAGGGGGCCGGCGCCGCCGTGCCCGCCGACAACGCCGCCGCCGCGCTCGTCGCCGTGAACTGCGCCGACGACCCGGACCGCGGCGACGCCAAGGCCTCCCCGATGGACGTCGCGCGGGAGCTGGAGGCACTCCAGCCGGTGTTCCTCGCCGCCTCGCCGATCTTCGGACCGCGCCAGCTGATGACGGTACTGGCCTGCTACGGGCGCCCCGCCGGCACCGATTTCATCCGCGGGATCGACCGCCCCGCAGGCATCCCGCGGATCCTGCTCGTCGGTACGCGCGGAGACCCGGCCACCCCGTACGAGTGGACGGAGGAGACGGCGAAGCGGCTCGGCAACACCGTGATCGTGGACTACAAGGGCGACGGGCACACCGGGTACGTCGCCTCGCGCTGTGTGCAGGGGTACGTGGACCACTTCCTGATCGACGGCCGGCTGGCCTCCGGGACGCGCTCCTGCCCCGCCGGGGAGTGA
- a CDS encoding lipase family protein, which yields MRIRSSALAAVAALALSAAIPSTSAQAQAQPQAEAAARPGDIVSSAPSAFHPLPGQPTNTKAWKIRYNSTTADGAPNVVSGTVIVPQDGRTGPRPLITYAVGTVGMGDSCAPSNNLPYGTALEANLIQQLTLRGWAVVVTDYEGLGTPGVHTYTVGPSAGHAVLDAARAATRLPGTGLSATTPVGIMGYSQGGQASSWAAELQGSYAPELQVKGTATGGVPADLLKVADFNNGSYGSGLIFMAAAGQDAAFPELKLDSYLNPAGKVLVGAMKDNCVAIDAIAGSFKRISDLTTRNPLAQPDWQARLNQSKLGRTAPAAPVFQYHALGDELIPYAVGSRLRSDWCARGTNLEFDTIWIGEHVSGVITQSPAAGNWLADRFAGRSTHPNC from the coding sequence ATGCGCATCCGAAGCTCAGCACTCGCCGCAGTGGCCGCCCTGGCCCTCTCGGCCGCGATCCCCTCCACCTCCGCCCAGGCCCAGGCCCAGCCCCAGGCCGAGGCCGCCGCCCGCCCCGGCGACATCGTCAGCAGCGCCCCGTCCGCCTTCCACCCGCTCCCCGGCCAGCCCACCAACACCAAGGCCTGGAAGATCCGCTACAACTCCACGACCGCCGACGGAGCCCCCAACGTCGTCTCCGGGACCGTCATCGTCCCGCAGGACGGCCGCACCGGCCCGCGCCCCCTGATCACCTACGCCGTCGGCACCGTGGGCATGGGCGACTCCTGCGCGCCGAGCAACAACCTCCCGTACGGCACCGCCCTGGAGGCCAACCTCATCCAGCAGCTCACCCTGCGCGGCTGGGCCGTCGTCGTCACCGACTACGAGGGCCTGGGCACCCCCGGCGTGCACACCTACACCGTCGGCCCCTCCGCCGGCCACGCCGTCCTCGACGCCGCCCGCGCCGCCACCCGGCTGCCCGGGACCGGGCTGTCGGCCACGACGCCCGTCGGCATCATGGGCTACTCCCAGGGCGGCCAGGCCAGCAGCTGGGCCGCCGAGCTGCAGGGCTCGTACGCACCGGAGTTGCAGGTCAAGGGCACCGCGACGGGCGGTGTCCCGGCCGATCTGCTGAAGGTGGCCGACTTCAACAACGGCTCCTACGGCTCCGGCCTCATCTTCATGGCCGCCGCCGGCCAGGACGCGGCCTTCCCGGAACTGAAGCTCGACTCCTACCTCAACCCCGCCGGGAAGGTCCTGGTCGGCGCCATGAAGGACAACTGCGTCGCGATCGACGCCATCGCCGGTTCCTTCAAGCGGATCTCCGACCTGACCACCCGCAACCCGCTCGCGCAGCCGGACTGGCAGGCCCGGCTGAACCAGAGCAAGCTCGGCCGCACCGCCCCGGCCGCGCCCGTGTTCCAGTACCACGCGCTCGGCGACGAGCTCATCCCGTACGCCGTCGGCAGCCGGCTGCGCTCCGACTGGTGCGCGCGGGGCACGAACCTCGAGTTCGACACCATCTGGATCGGCGAGCACGTCAGCGGGGTCATCACGCAGTCCCCGGCGGCGGGCAACTGGCTCGCGGACCGTTTCGCGGGCCGCTCCACGCATCCCAACTGCTGA